The Blattabacterium sp. DPU genome includes a window with the following:
- the ndk gene encoding nucleoside-diphosphate kinase encodes MIDHMHMFGKITLSIIKPDAVQKGYVLPILSKIVHAGFHIVALKMTELSKKSATKFYAEHKKKFFFESLVKFMSSGPIVSAILEKENAVKDFRILIGDTNPIHAQKGTIRNLYATSLEKNAIHGSDSNKNAFKECLFYFSNREIFFNKICN; translated from the coding sequence ATGATTGATCATATGCATATGTTTGGAAAAATCACTCTTTCTATTATAAAACCAGATGCAGTACAAAAAGGATATGTTCTACCTATTTTATCTAAAATAGTTCATGCAGGATTTCATATTGTGGCATTAAAAATGACAGAACTTTCAAAAAAATCAGCTACTAAATTTTATGCAGAACATAAAAAAAAATTTTTTTTTGAATCTTTAGTCAAATTTATGTCTTCTGGACCAATTGTATCTGCAATTCTAGAAAAAGAAAATGCTGTAAAAGATTTTAGAATTTTAATAGGAGACACAAATCCAATACATGCACAAAAAGGAACTATACGAAATTTATATGCTACTTCTTTAGAAAAAAATGCTATACATGGATCTGATAGTAATAAAAATGCTTTTAAAGAATGTTTATTTTATTTTTCTAATAGAGAAATTTTTTTTAATAAAATTTGTAATTAA
- a CDS encoding alpha-ketoacid dehydrogenase subunit alpha/beta — MNLNKKKSIDDEKTDFDLFKKTVLNDYRLARISRETSILGRKEVLNGKAKFGIFGDGKEIPQLAMAKVFKNGDYRSGYYRDQTFMMAIGVLTVKSFFSQLYAHSDLEAEPISSGRMMTAHFGTRFLNKDGFWKNLIEQKNSSADISSTAAQMPRLLGLAQASKIYKELKNLKKTHKIFSHNGNEVAFGTIGNASVSEGLFWETLNAASVLQIPMILSIWDDEYGISVPNKYQFSKQNISDLLSGFHRNIKEKGIEIIRVNGSNYIDLIKTYVKADQIARYEYVPVVIHVTNLTQPQGHSTSSSHERYKSKERLEWEMNHDGIKKFRDWILNFKFAINKKDKRKIADVNSLDQIDIEAKEYVINEKEKAWKAFKKPIDKIKNEVMNILHKIQNSSEEKKWIQKYINKYIQELHNEIKNIPTKKSVFRIARKVLYLLSEMQYKTKSYLIKWIKKKYQKEQENYSSHLYSISKKASIKITEVFPLYNNNSKVDGRIVLRENFDKLLELHPDLLIFGEDVGKIGDVNQGLEGLQKKYGKIRVFDTGIRESTILGQGIGLAMRGLRPIVEIQYIDYLLYALQIMSDDLACLQYRTKGGQKAPVIIRTRGHRLEGIWHSGSPMGGIINYLRGILVLVPRNMVKAAGFYNTLLSGDDPALVVECLNGYRIKEKLPKNLGLFRTPIGIVEKTRKGEDITMVTYGSTWRIVNEAAEELSKININSEIIDIQSLLPFDLQKDIVKSLQKTNRLLIIDEDVPGGASAYILQKILEEQNGYYYLDSPPITITAQEHRPPYGSDGDYFSKPSVENIVEKVLKIMHDS, encoded by the coding sequence ATGAATTTAAACAAAAAAAAATCTATTGATGATGAAAAAACTGATTTTGATTTATTTAAAAAAACGGTTTTAAATGATTATAGATTAGCAAGAATTAGCCGTGAAACTAGCATATTGGGCAGAAAAGAAGTTTTAAATGGAAAAGCTAAATTTGGAATATTTGGAGATGGAAAAGAAATTCCTCAATTAGCTATGGCAAAAGTTTTTAAAAATGGAGATTATCGGTCTGGATATTATAGAGATCAAACATTTATGATGGCTATTGGAGTTTTAACAGTAAAAAGTTTTTTTTCGCAATTATATGCACATTCAGATTTAGAAGCAGAACCAATTTCGTCTGGTAGAATGATGACGGCACATTTTGGAACACGTTTTTTGAATAAAGATGGATTTTGGAAAAATCTTATTGAACAGAAGAATTCTAGTGCAGATATTTCTTCTACTGCTGCCCAAATGCCTAGATTATTAGGATTAGCTCAAGCTTCTAAAATTTATAAAGAATTAAAAAACTTAAAAAAAACACATAAAATATTTTCTCATAATGGAAATGAAGTTGCATTTGGAACTATTGGAAATGCTAGTGTTTCTGAAGGATTATTTTGGGAAACATTAAATGCAGCTTCAGTTTTACAGATTCCAATGATACTTTCCATTTGGGATGATGAATATGGAATATCTGTTCCTAATAAATATCAATTTTCAAAACAAAATATTAGTGATCTTTTATCTGGATTTCATAGAAATATAAAAGAAAAAGGAATAGAAATTATTCGTGTAAATGGATCTAACTATATAGATCTAATAAAAACATATGTTAAAGCAGATCAAATTGCTCGTTATGAATATGTTCCTGTAGTCATACATGTAACAAATTTAACCCAACCTCAAGGGCATTCTACTTCTTCTTCACATGAAAGATATAAATCAAAAGAACGTTTAGAATGGGAAATGAATCATGATGGAATAAAAAAATTTAGAGACTGGATTTTAAATTTTAAGTTTGCAATTAATAAAAAAGATAAACGTAAAATAGCTGATGTTAATTCTCTAGATCAAATAGATATAGAAGCTAAAGAATATGTAATAAATGAAAAGGAAAAAGCTTGGAAAGCATTTAAAAAACCTATTGATAAAATTAAAAATGAAGTAATGAATATTTTGCATAAAATACAAAATAGTTCTGAAGAAAAAAAATGGATTCAAAAATATATCAATAAATATATTCAAGAATTACATAATGAAATCAAAAATATTCCTACAAAAAAATCAGTATTCCGTATCGCTAGAAAAGTATTGTATCTTTTATCAGAAATGCAATATAAGACGAAGTCTTATCTGATAAAATGGATTAAAAAAAAATACCAAAAAGAACAAGAAAATTATTCTTCGCATTTATATAGTATTTCTAAAAAAGCTTCGATTAAAATAACGGAAGTTTTTCCCCTTTATAATAATAATTCAAAAGTAGATGGTCGAATTGTATTAAGAGAAAATTTTGATAAATTGTTGGAATTACATCCTGATCTTTTAATATTTGGAGAAGATGTAGGAAAAATAGGAGATGTGAATCAAGGACTAGAAGGATTACAAAAAAAATATGGAAAAATTCGTGTTTTTGATACAGGAATCCGTGAATCTACCATCCTTGGGCAAGGAATAGGTCTTGCGATGCGTGGGCTTCGTCCTATAGTTGAAATTCAATATATAGATTATCTTTTATATGCTTTACAAATCATGAGTGATGATTTAGCTTGTTTGCAATATAGAACAAAAGGAGGACAAAAAGCTCCTGTTATTATTAGAACTAGAGGACATCGTTTAGAAGGAATATGGCATTCGGGTTCTCCTATGGGTGGTATTATTAATTATTTGAGAGGAATTTTAGTTCTTGTTCCAAGAAATATGGTAAAAGCGGCTGGATTTTATAATACTTTATTGTCTGGAGATGATCCTGCTTTAGTTGTTGAATGTTTAAATGGATACAGAATTAAAGAAAAGTTACCTAAAAACTTAGGTTTATTCAGAACACCTATTGGAATAGTAGAAAAAACAAGAAAAGGAGAAGATATTACTATGGTTACTTATGGTTCTACATGGAGAATTGTAAATGAAGCAGCTGAAGAGCTATCTAAAATTAATATAAATTCTGAAATTATCGATATTCAATCTTTATTACCTTTCGACTTACAAAAAGATATTGTTAAAAGTTTACAAAAAACTAATAGATTATTGATTATAGATGAAGATGTTCCAGGAGGGGCATCCGCTTATATTCTTCAAAAAATATTAGAAGAACAAAATGGATATTATTATTTAGATAGTCCTCCTATTACAATTACAGCTCAAGAACATCGTCCTCCTTATGGATCTGATGGAGATTATTTTTCAAAACCTTCTGTTGAAAATATTGTAGAAAAAGTATTAAAAATAATGCATGATAGTTAG
- a CDS encoding branched-chain amino acid aminotransferase — MKIERTLHSRIGEMDFDNIDFGNQYSDHMFCSEYKNGKWKNSIIKPFGKIMFSPISLVFHYGQAVFEGMKAYKDKNGEVFLFRPKENFKRINRSAIRLEMPIIPENIFMNGLKRLIDIDRGWIPKNYGQSLYIRPFLIATNGVLSAKPSKNYMFIIISTPADTYYKYPLKIKIEEKYSRSASGGVGFTKAAGNYASSFYPTRLAIEKGFDQILWTDSSTHTMIEESGTMNVFFYLKNKLITPKANDNILSGITCKSILSLADKEGFLVEERDLSVSEIIEGLKTGELKEAFGCGTAAVINYFKTISYKGNDFYLPDFPEEERISLYLKKKLLDIQHNLSEDPFEWRVQLKKFL, encoded by the coding sequence ATGAAAATAGAAAGAACCTTGCATTCTAGAATTGGAGAAATGGATTTTGATAATATTGATTTTGGTAATCAATATTCAGATCATATGTTTTGTTCTGAATACAAGAATGGAAAATGGAAAAATTCTATTATTAAGCCTTTTGGAAAAATCATGTTTTCCCCTATTTCTCTTGTTTTTCACTATGGACAAGCTGTATTCGAAGGAATGAAAGCTTATAAAGATAAAAACGGAGAAGTTTTTTTATTTCGTCCAAAAGAAAATTTTAAAAGAATAAATAGATCTGCAATTCGTTTGGAAATGCCAATTATTCCAGAAAATATTTTTATGAATGGATTGAAAAGATTAATAGATATAGATAGGGGTTGGATTCCAAAAAATTATGGACAATCATTATATATTCGTCCTTTTTTAATTGCAACTAATGGAGTCTTATCCGCTAAACCTTCTAAAAATTACATGTTTATAATTATATCTACACCTGCAGATACCTATTACAAATATCCTTTAAAAATTAAAATAGAAGAAAAATATAGTAGATCTGCATCAGGAGGAGTTGGATTTACTAAAGCAGCGGGGAATTATGCTTCTTCTTTTTATCCTACTCGATTAGCTATCGAAAAAGGATTTGATCAAATATTATGGACAGACTCTTCTACTCATACAATGATAGAAGAATCAGGGACTATGAATGTTTTTTTCTATTTAAAAAATAAACTTATAACTCCAAAGGCCAATGATAATATATTAAGCGGAATTACTTGTAAGAGTATTCTATCTTTAGCGGATAAAGAAGGATTTTTAGTAGAAGAACGGGATTTAAGTGTTTCAGAAATTATAGAAGGATTAAAAACTGGAGAATTGAAAGAAGCTTTTGGTTGTGGAACTGCAGCTGTTATAAATTATTTTAAAACAATTAGTTATAAAGGAAATGATTTTTATTTACCAGATTTTCCAGAAGAAGAAAGAATATCTCTCTATTTAAAGAAAAAATTATTAGATATACAACATAACCTATCAGAAGATCCTTTTGAATGGAGAGTTCAATTAAAAAAATTTTTGTAA
- the argS gene encoding arginine--tRNA ligase, with protein sequence MNDHFQSIEKIVKESIFILYEIKSCPKLDFQYTKKEYIGDITLILFPLSKEFKKPVEKIGKDIGNYVKNKFKGLIQFSIIKGFLNFIFENDYYVYLLKNMLNTNFYDLKYDSKKIMIEYSSPNTNKPLHLGHIRNSLIGASIAKILKIVGHKVIRTQIINDRGIHICKSMVTWKKFGKGETPDSVKMKGDHFVGKYYNLFDKIYRKEIQELSKKKIPIQDSILNQARALLKKWELGDPTVRNIWKQMNQWVYDGFEKTYKKLGIIFDKIEYESDIYKCGKKIVEKGLKKGIFFQKKDGSIWIDLTNEGFDQKLLLRSDQTSVYITQDIGTAVKRFKKYDIDQIIYIVGKEQDYHFQVLFNILKRLGYIWVNKLYHLSYEMVYLPSGKMKSREGNIVDADSLILEMSSIAKKNFSKKFFQEKEYSSEIIGLGALKYFFLKIDPQKKIIFHPLKSIDFKGKTGTYIQYTYSRIRSLEKKFFKLCSLLNYCWSNIKFDIHEKNMIKILQKYPLILKKSAIYLNPSLIANYIYEVSKTFNHLYQNKKLIDPLNVIYSNMSMNIIHVTGNVLKSGMNLLGIKMLDRM encoded by the coding sequence ATGAATGATCATTTTCAATCTATAGAGAAAATAGTAAAGGAATCCATATTTATTTTATATGAAATAAAATCTTGTCCTAAATTGGATTTTCAATATACTAAAAAAGAATATATAGGAGATATAACTTTAATTTTATTTCCCCTATCAAAAGAATTTAAGAAACCTGTAGAAAAAATAGGAAAAGATATAGGAAATTATGTAAAAAATAAATTCAAAGGATTAATACAATTTTCTATTATTAAAGGATTTTTAAATTTTATTTTCGAAAATGATTATTATGTTTATCTTCTAAAAAATATGTTAAATACAAATTTTTATGATTTAAAATATGATTCTAAAAAAATCATGATAGAATATTCTTCTCCTAATACAAATAAACCCTTACATTTAGGACATATTAGAAATAGTCTTATTGGAGCATCTATAGCTAAAATATTAAAAATAGTTGGACATAAAGTAATAAGAACTCAAATTATTAATGATAGAGGAATTCATATATGTAAATCTATGGTAACCTGGAAAAAGTTTGGAAAAGGAGAAACTCCTGATAGCGTTAAAATGAAAGGAGATCATTTTGTAGGAAAATATTATAATTTGTTTGACAAAATTTATCGTAAAGAAATTCAAGAATTATCTAAAAAAAAAATACCTATTCAGGATTCAATTTTAAATCAAGCTAGAGCATTATTAAAAAAATGGGAATTAGGAGATCCTACTGTTCGAAATATTTGGAAACAAATGAATCAATGGGTTTATGACGGCTTTGAAAAAACTTATAAAAAATTAGGAATTATTTTCGATAAAATTGAATATGAAAGTGATATTTATAAATGTGGAAAAAAAATTGTAGAAAAAGGTCTTAAAAAAGGAATTTTCTTTCAAAAAAAAGATGGATCCATTTGGATTGATTTAACCAATGAAGGTTTTGATCAAAAACTTTTATTACGATCTGATCAAACTTCCGTATATATTACTCAGGATATAGGAACAGCTGTAAAACGGTTTAAAAAATATGATATAGATCAAATCATATATATAGTAGGAAAAGAACAAGATTATCATTTTCAAGTTCTTTTCAACATATTAAAACGTTTAGGATATATATGGGTTAATAAATTATATCATTTATCTTATGAAATGGTATATTTACCTAGTGGAAAAATGAAATCAAGAGAAGGAAATATTGTAGATGCTGATAGCCTCATTTTAGAAATGTCTTCTATTGCAAAAAAAAATTTTTCAAAAAAGTTTTTTCAAGAAAAAGAATATTCTTCTGAAATAATAGGATTAGGTGCTTTAAAATATTTTTTTCTTAAAATAGATCCCCAAAAAAAAATAATTTTTCATCCTTTAAAATCTATAGATTTTAAAGGTAAAACAGGAACATATATTCAATATACTTATTCAAGAATTCGTTCTTTAGAAAAAAAATTTTTCAAATTATGTTCATTATTGAATTATTGCTGGTCAAATATAAAATTTGATATACATGAAAAAAATATGATCAAAATACTTCAAAAATATCCATTGATATTAAAAAAATCAGCAATATATTTAAATCCCTCTTTAATCGCAAATTATATTTATGAAGTATCTAAAACTTTTAATCACCTTTATCAAAATAAAAAATTAATAGATCCTTTAAACGTAATTTATAGTAATATGTCCATGAATATTATTCATGTAACAGGAAATGTTTTAAAATCTGGAATGAATTTATTAGGAATTAAAATGCTTGATCGTATGTAA
- the ffh gene encoding signal recognition particle protein: MFEHLQNKLSEALHILKGHNTITEINIASSIKEIGRALVDADVNYEIVKDFIQKVKKKSIGKKVLTSLNPKQLITKIVYDELVSLMGEKNVEINFDKNPTIILICGLQGSGKTSFASKLAFFLKKKNKSPLLVAADIHRPAAIDQLKLIVEKVNIPVFYLKESKDVVEIVNQSILYAYKKEKNVIIIDTAGRLGIDEIMMEEITKINKYSKPNEILFVVDSMTGQDAINTAQSFSKKLNFNGIVITKLDGDSRGGVAITMSSVIKRPIKFISNGEKIEDLEIFHPDRIANRILGKGDVVSLVEKVQEQFDEKKTKKIYSKISKNRFSFNDLLEQIQQIKKIGNIKNIISMIPGIDKYFSFYGNQKDSFKKIEAIIHSMTPYERNNPKVLIDIKRKKRISKGSGILLNHVDLFIKQFYDMNKIMKKIHAHSEKKIIKDFIYQMINQRK; encoded by the coding sequence ATGTTTGAACATTTACAAAACAAATTATCTGAAGCTCTTCATATTTTGAAAGGGCACAATACAATTACAGAAATTAATATAGCGTCTTCTATAAAAGAAATTGGACGAGCACTTGTAGATGCAGATGTTAATTATGAAATAGTTAAGGATTTTATTCAGAAAGTTAAAAAAAAGTCTATTGGTAAAAAAGTATTAACTTCTTTGAATCCAAAACAATTAATTACAAAAATTGTATACGATGAATTAGTTTCTCTTATGGGAGAAAAAAATGTCGAAATAAATTTCGATAAAAATCCTACTATTATTTTAATTTGTGGATTGCAAGGAAGTGGCAAAACTTCTTTTGCCTCTAAACTTGCTTTTTTTTTAAAAAAAAAAAATAAATCTCCTTTATTAGTTGCGGCAGATATTCATCGTCCTGCAGCTATAGATCAACTAAAATTGATTGTAGAAAAAGTAAATATTCCTGTTTTTTATTTAAAAGAAAGTAAAGATGTTGTAGAAATAGTAAATCAATCTATTTTATATGCTTATAAAAAAGAGAAAAATGTAATTATAATTGATACGGCTGGTCGATTAGGAATCGATGAAATCATGATGGAAGAAATTACAAAAATAAATAAATATTCCAAACCCAATGAAATTTTATTTGTTGTTGATTCCATGACTGGACAAGATGCTATAAATACGGCTCAATCCTTTTCAAAAAAGTTGAATTTTAATGGTATTGTAATAACAAAATTGGATGGAGATAGTAGAGGTGGTGTTGCTATAACTATGTCCAGTGTAATCAAAAGACCTATAAAATTTATTAGTAATGGAGAAAAAATAGAAGATTTAGAAATTTTTCATCCAGATAGAATAGCCAATAGAATATTAGGCAAGGGGGATGTTGTTTCCTTAGTAGAAAAAGTACAAGAACAATTTGATGAAAAAAAAACTAAAAAAATTTATAGTAAAATTTCAAAAAATCGTTTTAGTTTTAATGATTTATTAGAACAAATTCAACAAATTAAAAAAATAGGAAATATAAAAAATATTATTTCAATGATTCCTGGAATTGATAAGTATTTTTCCTTTTATGGAAATCAAAAAGATTCTTTTAAGAAAATAGAAGCGATTATTCATTCTATGACTCCTTATGAAAGAAACAATCCTAAGGTTCTTATTGATATCAAAAGAAAAAAAAGAATATCTAAAGGATCTGGAATATTGCTAAATCATGTAGATCTTTTTATTAAACAATTTTATGATATGAATAAAATTATGAAAAAAATTCATGCTCATTCAGAAAAAAAAATTATAAAAGATTTTATTTATCAAATGATTAATCAAAGAAAATAA
- a CDS encoding glycerol-3-phosphate dehydrogenase/oxidase, with the protein MKVLLNRGRFLNILENVNIWDIIIIGGGATGLGIALDSSSRGYKTLLLEQSDFSKATSSRSTKLVHGGIRYLAQGNIRLVYEALRERGFLLKNAPHLVKKQKFIIPIFNWRMGIMYWTGLKLYEWLSGSLSFGKSRYLSKNEIIKNIPEIKNTELKGGILYYDGQFDDARLAINIAQTCVQKGGILLNYFQVKGLLKKMGNKISGVIACDLETKKKYSIYSKIVINATGVFSDSISRMDKSTCPIFIKPSQGTHIVLDKSFFSSSNAIVIPKTADGRVLFCVPWCDHVLVGTTDTFLEKSVLEPKPLEKEIDFILQTFNKYFVFHTKKSDILSAFSGLRPLFFPKNSCSDITKTKDISRSHKLMISSSGLISIIGGKWTTYRKMAEDAVDKAIEIGKLKKMPSVTKNLRIYGSYSSYKSQNYHWNKYGEDEYHIKRLIDKNPLLGVSLISRNSFSYTEAEVIWMVRYEMARTIEDVLARRFRLLFLNAKKAIDIAPRVAALMSQELSKDEKWEKSQITAFKKLAMQYYYPSVL; encoded by the coding sequence ATGAAAGTTCTTTTAAATAGAGGTAGATTTTTGAACATTTTAGAAAATGTAAATATTTGGGATATTATCATTATTGGAGGAGGAGCTACAGGATTAGGAATTGCTTTAGATTCCTCTTCTAGAGGATATAAAACTCTTCTATTAGAGCAATCTGATTTTTCTAAAGCCACTTCTAGTAGAAGTACTAAATTAGTTCATGGAGGAATACGATATTTAGCTCAGGGAAATATAAGGTTAGTTTATGAAGCTTTACGAGAAAGAGGTTTTTTATTAAAAAATGCTCCTCATTTGGTAAAAAAACAAAAATTTATTATTCCAATTTTTAATTGGAGGATGGGAATTATGTATTGGACTGGATTAAAATTATATGAGTGGTTGTCTGGTTCTTTAAGCTTTGGAAAATCTAGATATCTATCCAAAAATGAAATAATTAAAAATATTCCAGAAATTAAAAATACAGAGTTAAAAGGAGGTATTTTATATTATGATGGGCAATTTGATGACGCACGTTTAGCGATAAATATAGCACAAACTTGTGTTCAAAAAGGTGGGATATTATTAAATTATTTCCAAGTGAAAGGTTTACTAAAAAAAATGGGAAATAAAATTTCTGGAGTTATAGCCTGTGATCTTGAAACTAAAAAAAAATATTCTATTTATTCAAAAATAGTCATCAATGCTACTGGAGTTTTTTCTGATTCTATTTCAAGAATGGATAAATCTACATGTCCTATTTTTATTAAACCAAGTCAAGGAACACATATTGTATTAGATAAATCTTTTTTTAGTAGTTCAAATGCTATAGTTATTCCAAAAACTGCAGATGGAAGAGTATTATTTTGTGTCCCATGGTGTGATCATGTTTTAGTTGGAACTACAGATACTTTTTTGGAAAAAAGTGTTCTTGAACCAAAACCTTTAGAAAAAGAAATAGATTTTATATTACAAACTTTTAACAAATATTTTGTATTTCATACAAAAAAAAGTGATATATTAAGTGCATTCTCTGGATTGCGGCCTCTTTTTTTTCCTAAAAATTCTTGTTCTGATATTACTAAAACTAAAGATATTTCTAGATCTCATAAACTTATGATTAGTTCTTCTGGACTTATTAGTATTATAGGGGGAAAATGGACTACATATAGAAAAATGGCAGAAGATGCTGTTGATAAAGCTATCGAAATAGGAAAATTAAAAAAAATGCCTTCTGTAACAAAAAATCTTAGAATTTATGGATCCTATTCTTCATATAAAAGCCAAAATTATCATTGGAATAAATATGGAGAAGATGAATATCATATAAAGAGATTAATTGATAAAAATCCATTGTTGGGAGTTTCCTTAATTTCAAGAAATTCTTTTTCTTATACCGAAGCAGAAGTAATTTGGATGGTTCGTTATGAAATGGCGAGAACAATAGAAGATGTTTTAGCAAGAAGATTTCGTTTATTATTTTTAAATGCTAAAAAGGCAATAGATATAGCACCCAGAGTAGCTGCATTAATGTCTCAAGAACTTTCTAAAGATGAAAAATGGGAAAAATCACAAATAACGGCTTTCAAGAAGCTGGCAATGCAATACTATTATCCATCAGTTTTATAG
- the glpK gene encoding glycerol kinase GlpK gives MFMKKYVLSLDQGTTSSRAIIFDKIGNIISIAQREFTQIYPHPGWVEHNAEEIWSTQASVALEAILKANLEGENIVSIGITNQRETTVVWDKKTGEPIFNAIVWQDRRTFKYCDQIKKEGLTKMIRKKTGLIIDPYFSATKIRWILENVPGAKKKAHSGSLAFGTIDSWLIWNLTGKEIHVTDVTNASRTMLFNIHTLSWDQELINLFNIPITMLPEVKSSSEIFGYTTGHILSHKIPISGIAGDQQAALFGQMCTKIGMVKNTYGTGCFMLMNVGNNPVFSRNNLITTVAWKIKNQVQYALEGSVFIAGAVVQWLRDGLGLLLSSNEAEILASSVDNTEGLYMVPAFSGLGAPYWDQKARGTIVGITRGTSSAHLVRAALESIAFQNMDVLKAMEADSGISIKELRVDGGATVNKLLMQFQSDILNVKVVKSKISELTAAGAAYLAGLAVNYWSSLEDIQDKWQLEQVFEPKEMSNRLERIQGWKRAIKTTRSWSNQIK, from the coding sequence ATGTTTATGAAAAAATATGTGCTATCATTAGATCAGGGAACTACTAGTTCTAGAGCTATTATTTTTGATAAAATTGGAAATATTATTTCTATAGCTCAAAGAGAATTTACACAAATTTATCCTCATCCTGGATGGGTAGAACATAATGCAGAAGAAATATGGTCTACGCAAGCTTCAGTTGCTTTAGAAGCTATATTAAAGGCTAATTTAGAAGGAGAAAATATTGTATCAATAGGAATTACCAATCAAAGAGAAACCACTGTTGTATGGGATAAAAAAACGGGAGAACCTATTTTTAACGCTATAGTATGGCAAGATAGACGTACGTTTAAATATTGTGATCAGATTAAAAAAGAAGGATTAACCAAAATGATTAGAAAAAAAACAGGTTTAATTATAGATCCTTATTTTTCTGCTACGAAAATTAGATGGATATTAGAAAATGTACCTGGAGCTAAGAAAAAAGCTCATTCCGGATCTTTAGCTTTTGGAACTATAGATTCATGGTTAATATGGAATTTAACCGGTAAAGAAATTCATGTTACGGATGTAACTAATGCATCTAGAACTATGTTATTTAATATTCACACACTTAGTTGGGATCAAGAATTGATAAATTTATTTAATATTCCAATTACCATGCTTCCAGAGGTAAAATCTTCTAGTGAAATTTTTGGTTATACAACAGGACATATTTTATCCCATAAAATCCCTATATCTGGGATAGCTGGAGATCAACAAGCTGCTCTTTTTGGTCAGATGTGTACCAAAATTGGGATGGTGAAAAATACTTATGGAACAGGATGTTTTATGTTAATGAATGTAGGAAATAATCCTGTTTTTTCTAGAAATAATTTAATAACCACTGTGGCTTGGAAAATCAAAAATCAAGTTCAATATGCATTGGAAGGAAGTGTTTTTATTGCAGGAGCAGTTGTACAATGGCTCAGAGATGGACTTGGCCTTCTTTTATCATCGAATGAAGCGGAAATATTAGCTTCTTCAGTAGATAATACGGAGGGATTATATATGGTTCCAGCTTTTTCTGGCTTAGGTGCTCCTTATTGGGATCAAAAAGCAAGAGGAACTATTGTAGGAATAACAAGAGGAACTTCTTCTGCTCATCTTGTTAGAGCGGCATTAGAAAGTATTGCTTTTCAAAATATGGATGTATTAAAAGCTATGGAGGCTGATTCTGGTATTTCTATAAAAGAATTACGTGTAGATGGAGGGGCTACAGTAAATAAATTATTGATGCAATTCCAATCTGATATTTTAAATGTAAAAGTTGTAAAATCTAAAATTTCTGAGCTAACAGCGGCTGGAGCTGCCTATTTAGCTGGATTAGCTGTAAATTATTGGAGTAGTTTAGAAGATATTCAAGATAAATGGCAATTAGAACAGGTTTTTGAACCAAAAGAAATGTCTAATAGATTGGAAAGAATTCAAGGTTGGAAAAGAGCAATCAAAACAACTCGTTCCTGGTCAAATCAAATAAAATAA
- a CDS encoding MIP/aquaporin family protein has translation MKEIYAEIIGTMILVFLGNSVIANIILPKTKGHNKNGEWLTITIGWALAVFMGITVAAPYSGAHLNPCVTISFAIIGKFNWKMVPIYIFSQFIGAMLGAILVWFLYKDFFLENQEEQKKLSIFATIPSGKNSFSNFLSEVLATFIFIFISLYLSTEGTLFLKKEKYPIGLGSLGALPSALVVLGIVLSLGGVTGAALNPARDLGPRIIHSIIPIPGKGTSNWNYALIPILGPIVGCVVAATLYLFLSS, from the coding sequence ATGAAAGAAATATACGCGGAAATCATAGGAACAATGATTTTAGTGTTTTTAGGAAATAGTGTAATAGCAAATATTATTCTACCAAAAACTAAAGGACACAATAAAAATGGAGAATGGCTAACTATTACTATAGGATGGGCATTAGCTGTTTTTATGGGGATTACAGTTGCTGCTCCTTATAGTGGAGCTCATTTAAATCCATGTGTAACAATAAGTTTTGCAATAATTGGAAAATTCAATTGGAAAATGGTTCCCATTTATATTTTTTCTCAATTTATTGGAGCTATGTTGGGAGCTATATTAGTATGGTTTTTATACAAGGATTTTTTTCTTGAGAATCAAGAAGAACAAAAAAAATTATCTATTTTTGCGACAATTCCTTCTGGAAAAAATTCATTTTCCAATTTTTTGAGTGAAGTATTAGCTACTTTTATTTTTATATTCATTTCTTTATATCTTTCTACAGAAGGGACTCTTTTTCTTAAAAAAGAAAAGTATCCTATAGGTTTAGGTTCTTTAGGTGCCCTTCCTTCTGCTTTAGTAGTATTAGGTATTGTTTTATCATTAGGAGGAGTCACAGGTGCAGCTTTAAATCCAGCTCGTGATTTAGGCCCAAGAATTATCCATTCTATTATTCCTATTCCAGGAAAAGGAACAAGTAATTGGAATTATGCTTTGATTCCAATACTTGGACCTATAGTAGGATGTGTTGTCGCAGCCACATTATATTTATTTTTATCATCATAA